Proteins found in one Mytilus edulis chromosome 2, xbMytEdul2.2, whole genome shotgun sequence genomic segment:
- the LOC139510142 gene encoding tubulin alpha-1A chain-like translates to MRECISIHMGQAGVQMGNACWELYCLEHGIQPDGQMPSDKTIGGGDDSFNTFFSETGAGKHVPRAVFVDLEPTVVDEVRTGTYRQLFHPEQLITGKEDAANNYARGHYTIGKEIIDLVLDRIRKLADQCTGLQGFLIFHSFGGGTGSGLTSLLMERLSVDYGKKSKLEFAIYPAPQISTAVVEPYNSILTTHTTLEHSDCAFMVDNEAIYDICRRNLDIERPTYTNLNRLIGQIVSSITASLRFDGALNVDLTEFQTNLVPYPRIHFPLATYAPVISAEKAYHEQLSVAEITNACFEPANQMVKCDPRHGKYMACCMLYRGDVVPKDVNASIATIKTKRTIQFVDWCPTGFKVGINYQPPTVVPGGDLAKVQRAVCMLSNTTAIAEAWARLDHKFDLMYAKRAFVHWYVGEGMEEGEFSEAREDLAALEKDYEEVGVDSVEGEGEEEGEEY, encoded by the exons ATG cggGAGTGTATTTCAATTCACATGGGTCAAGCTGGCGTCCAGATGGGCAATGCATGCTGGGAATTGTACTGCCTAGAACATGGTATCCAGCCTGATGGTCAGATGCCAAGTGACAAGACCATTGGTGGTGGTGATGACTCCTTCAACACTTTCTTCAGTGAAACAGGAGCAGGCAAACATGTACCTAGAGCTGTATTTGTGGACTTAGAGCCAACAGTTGTCG ATGAGGTCCGTACTGGTACCTACCGTCAGCTTTTCCACCCGGAACAGCTTATCACTGGCAAGGAAGACGCCGCCAATAACTATGCCAGAGGTCATTACACCATTGGAAAAGAAATCATTGACTTGGTGCTCGACAGAATTAGAAAATTG GCTGACCAATGTACTGGTCTCCAAGGCTTCCTGATTTTCCACAGCTTCGGTGGCGGTACTGGATCCGGTCTTACTTCACTATTGATGGAAAGATTGTCGGTAGATTATGGAAAGAAATCTAAGCTGGAATTTGCTATCTATCCAGCACCACAG atttccaCTGCAGTTGTAGAACCATACAACTCCATTTTGACAACTCATACCACACTTGAACACTCAGATTGTGCTTTTATGGTTGACAACGAAGCCATCTATGACATCTGTCGTCGTAACCTTGACATTGAGAGGCCAACATATACCAACTTAAATCGTCTGATTGGTCAGATTGTCAGCTCCATTACTGCCTCACTCCGTTTCGATGGTGCTTTGAATGTAGATCTTACCGAGTTTCAGACCAACTTGGTGCCATATCCACGTATTCATTTTCCTCTGGCTACCTATGCTCCTGTTATTTCTGCTGAAAAAGCATACCACGAACAACTCTCAGTTGCAGAAATCACCAATGCCTGTTTTGAACCTGCCAACCAAATGGTGAAATGTGATCCACGTCATGGAAAGTACATGGCTTGCTGTATGTTATACAGGGGAGATGTTGTACCCAAAGATGTCAATGCTTCCATCGCTACCATCAAAACTAAGAGAACCATTCAATTTGTTGATTGGTGTCCAACTGGGTTCAAGGTGGGAATCAACTACCAGCCACCCACTGTTGTTCCAGGAGGAGATTTAGCTAAAGTACAAAGAGCTGTCTGCATGTTGAGTAATACAACTGCTATTGCTGAGGCCTGGGCTCGTCTTGACCACAAGTTTGATTTGATGTATGCTAAACGTGCCTTTGTTCACTGGTATGTAGGAGAAGGTATGGAGGAAGGAGAATTTTCAGAAGCTCGTGAGGATTTGGCAGCTCTGGAGAAGGATTATGAAGAAGTTGGCGTAGATTCTGTAGAGGGAGAAGGCGAAGAGGAAGGAGAAgaatattaa
- the LOC139511461 gene encoding tubulin alpha-1D chain-like, protein MGNACWELYCLEHGIQPDGQMPSDKTIGGGDDSFNTFFSETGAGKHVPRAIFIDLEPTVVDEVRTGTYRQLFHPEQLVTGKEDAANNYARGHYTIGKEIVDLALDRIRKSADQCTGLQGFLIFHSFGGGTGSGFTSLLMERLSVDYGKKSKLEFCVYPAPQVSTAVVEPYNAILNTHTTLEHSDCAFMVDNEALYDICRRNLDIDRPTYTNLNRLIGQIVSSITASLRFDGALNVDLTEFQTNLVPYPRIHFPMTTYAPVISAEKAYHEQLSVAEITNAVFEPANQMVKCDPRHGKYMACCMLYRGDVVPKDVNAAIATIKTKRTIQFVDWCPTGFKVGINYQPPTVVPGGDLAKVQRAVCMLSNTTCIAEAWARLDHKFDLMYAKRAFVHWYVGEGMEEGEFSEAREDLAALEKDYEEVGVESAEGGEEEQEGDEY, encoded by the exons ATGGGCAATGCCTGCTGGGAGTTGTACTGTCTTGAACATGGTATCCAGCCTGATGGTCAGATGCCAAGTGACAAGACCATTGGTGGTGGTGATGACTCCTTCAACACTTTCTTCAGTGAAACAGGAGCAGGCAAACATGTCCCTCGGGCTATATTCATAGATCTGGAACCTACTGTTGTCG ATGAAGTCCGAACAGGTACCTATCGTCAGCTGTTCCACCCAGAGCAACTAGTCACTGGTAAGGAAGATGCCGCCAATAATTACGCTAGAGGCCATTACACCATTGGGAAAGAAATTGTAGATTTGGCTCTTGATAGAATTAGGAAATCA GCGGATCAATGTACTGGACTTCAAGGATTTCTGATTTTTCATAGTTTTGGGGGCGGAACTGGATCAGGATTTACATCCCTGTTGATGGAGAGATTGTCGGTAGATTATGGAAAGAAATCAAAGCTGGAATTTTGTGTTTACCCTGCTCCACAG GTTTCTACAGCCGTGGTTGAACCGTACAATGCCATTTTGAATACCCATACTACCCTGGAGCATTCTGATTGTGCTTTTATGGTCGACAACGAGGCTCTGTACGACATTTGTCGACGTAATTTGGATATCGATAGACCAACCTATACAAATTTGAATCGTCTGATTGGCCAAATAGTCAGCTCAATAACTGCCTCCCTCCGCTTTGATGGCGCCCTCAATGTTGATCTCACAGAATTTCAAACAAACTTAGTCCCCTACCCGCGCATTCACTTCCCAATGACAACTTATGCACCAGTTATATCTGCAGAGAAGGCATACCACGAGCAGCTTTCTGTAGCTGAGATAACAAATGCCGTTTTTGAACCTGCCAACCAAATGGTGAAATGTGATCCACGTCATGGAAAGTACATGGCTTGCTGTATGTTATACAGGGGAGATGTTGTGCCCAAAGATGTCAATGCTGCAATTGCTACCATAAAAACAAAGAGAACCATTCAGTTCGTTGATTGGTGTCCAACTGGATTCAAGGTCGGAATCAACTACCAGCCACCTACTGTTGTTCCAGGAGGAGATTTAGCTAAAGTACAAAGAGCTGTCTGCATGTTGAGTAATACAACCTGTATAGCTGAAGCATGGGCCCGTCTTGACCACAAGTTTGATTTGATGTATGCTAAACGTGCCTTCGTTCACTGGTATGTAGGAGAAGGTATGGAGGAAGGAGAGTTTTCAGAAGCTCGTGAAGATTTGGCAGCTCTGGAGAAAGATTACGAGGAAGTTGGGGTAGAGTCTGCAGAGGGAGGAGAAGAAGAACAAGAAGGGgatgaatattaa
- the LOC139510138 gene encoding ADP-ribosylation factor-like protein 3, translated as MGLLDLLRKMKSGNDKELRILLLGLDNAGKTTILKSLASEDISHITPTQGFNIKSVQSPGFKLNVWDIGGQRRIRPYWKNYFENTDLLIYVIDSADQKRFEETSLELTELLEEDKLMGAPLLVFANKQDLLSAAPADEVAKGLGLDAIRDRKWQIQACSALTNEGVKEGLDWIAKTCKKK; from the exons ATG ggtCTTTTAGATTTGTTACGTAAAATGAAATCAGGAAATGATAAAGAATTACGGATATTACTTTTAGGACTAGATAATGCTGGGAAAACAACCATATTAAAATCATTAGCATCAGAAGATATAAGTCATATAACACCTACACAG GGATTTAATATAAAATCAGTTCAGTCACCAGGATTCAAACTAAATGTCTGGGATATTGGAGGACAAAGAAGAATTCGACCATACTGGAAAAATTACTTTGAAAATACCGATTTactt ATATATGTAATAGATAGTGCAGATCAGAAAAGATTTGAAGAAACAAGTTTG GAATTAACAGAACTTTTAGAGGAAGATAAGTTAATGGGGGCGCCACTTTTAGTGTTTGCCAACAAACAAGATTTATTATCTGCAGCACCAGCAGATGAAGTAGCTAAAGGTCTGGGGTTAGATGCAATTAGGGATAGAAAATGGCAGATCCAAGCTTGTTCAGCTCTTACAAATGAAGGAGTCAAG GAAGGATTAGACTGGATTGCAAAAACATGTAAGAAGAAATGA
- the LOC139510139 gene encoding tubulin alpha-2/alpha-4 chain-like yields MRECISIHVGQAGVQMGNACWELYCLEHGIQPDGQMPSDKTIGGGDDSFNTFFSETGAGKHVPRAVFVDLEPTVVDEVRTGTYRQLFHPEQLVTGKEDAANNYARGHYTIGKEIVDLVLDRLRKLADQCTGLQGFLIFHSFGGGTGSGFTSLLMERLSVDYGKKSKLEFAIYPAPQISTAVVEPYNSILTTHTTLEHSDCAFMVDNEAIYDICRRNLDIERPTYTNLNRLIGQIVSSITASLRFDGALNVDLTEFQTNLVPYPRIHFPLATYAPVISAEKAYHEQLTVAEITNACFEPANQMVKCDPRHGKYMACCMLYRGDVVPKDVNAAIATIKTKRTIQFVDWCPTGFKVGINYQPPTVVPGGDLAKVQRAVCMLSNTTAVAEAWARLDHKFDLMYAKRAFVHWYVGEGMEEGEFSEAREDLAALEKDYEEVGVDSVDGEEEEGEEEY; encoded by the exons ATG AGGGAATGTATCTCTATACATGTTGGTCAAGCTGGTGTCCAGATGGGTAATGCCTGCTGGGAGTTGTACTGTCTTGAACATGGTATCCAGCCTGATGGTCAGATGCCAAGTGATAAGACCATTGGTGGTGGTGATGACTCCTTCAACACTTTCTTCAGTGAAACAGGAGCAGGCAAACATGTACCAAGAGCTGTATTTGTTGATTTAGAACCAACTGTTGTCG ATGAAGTACGCACCGGAACCTATCGTCAGCTGTTTCACCCAGAGCAGTTAGTGACTGGGAAGGAGGATGCAGCAAATAATTATGCAAGAGGCCATTACACCATTGGGAAAGAAATTGTAGACTTGGTACTTGATAGACTTAGGAAGCTG GCTGACCAATGTACTGGACTCCAAGGGTTCCTGATTTTCCATAGCTTTGGTGGCGGAACTGGTTCAGGATTTACATCTCTATTGATGGAGAGATTGTCTGTGGATTATGGAAAGAAATCCAAGCTGGAATTCGCTATCTATCCAGCACCACAG ATTTCCACTGCAGTCGTTGAACCTTACAACTCTATTCTGACAACTCATACCACACTTGAACACTCAGATTGTGCTTTTATGGTTGATAATGAAGCCATCTATGACATCTGCCGTCGTAACCTTGACATTGAGAGACCAACATATACCAACTTGAACCGTCTGATTGGTCAGATTGTCAGCTCCATTACTGCCTCACTTCGTTTTGATGGTGCTTTGAATGTGGATCTTACAGAGTTTCAGACCAACTTGGTGCCATATCCACGTATTCATTTCCCTTTAGCTACCTATGCTCCAGTTATTTCTGCTGAGAAGGCATACCATGAACAACTGACGGTGGCAGAAATCACCAATGCCTGTTTTGAACCTGCCAACCAAATGGTGAAATGTGATCCACGTCATGGCAAATACATGGCTTGCTGTATGTTATACAGGGGAGATGTTGTACCAAAAGATGTCAATGCTGCAATAGCCACTATTAAAACAAAGAGAACCATCCAATTCGTTGATTGGTGCCCAACTGGATTCAAGGTCGGAATCAACTACCAGCCACCCACTGTTGTTCCAGGAGGAGATTTAGCTAAAGTACAAAGAGCTGTCTGTATGTTGAGTAATACTACTGCTGTCGCTGAAGCCTGGGCTCGTCTTGACCACAAGTTTGATTTGATGTATGCCAAACGTGCCTTTGTTCACTGGTATGTAGGAGAGGGTATGGAAGAAGGAGAATTTTCTGAGGCTCGTGAAGATTTGGCAGCTCTGGAGAAGGATTATGAAGAAGTTGGTGTTGATTCTGTAGATGGAGAAGAGGAAGAAGGAGAAGAAGAATATTGA